In one Nocardioides sp. NBC_00368 genomic region, the following are encoded:
- a CDS encoding ATP-binding protein yields the protein MTTLSVLDEVTWAGAPVAGERTRALLRALVEAGPRGASEAALVEEIWGSDDVPANPAKALQVVVSRARTATASGAIERTPRGYRLGLEAAEVDAWSLRPQALRLAAEKRYAEALPLLERLDRIDPDEDVTEAILRAVAAVHGVPAALERFAAYRSGLADGLGVDPSPRLRAVHAELLARDRPVRSGLRHDADVLIGREQDTAEVSALLKGSRVVTILGPGGLGKTSLAQVIAHDAEQPVVHFVELVGVTAPDDLVSEVGSALGVRDSVARRDRLTPEQRADVRSRIAQQLDGAPTLLVLDNCEHIVAAVADLTAFLVATVRDLTVLTTSRSPLAIGAERVYPLGRLGAYDGSELFRRRAVAARPGVHLDEGRVDEIVTRLDGLPLAIELAAVKVRAMSVADIARRLENRFELLRGGDRNAPDRHQTLVAVIDWSWNLLSERERRAMRWLSVFHDGFTLAAAEAMLGTDAFAAIEELVDQSLLTVVEAPLGFRYRMLETVREFGRMQLIDAGEDDAARAAQRAWATAYADSGAGRIYSPEQFDAMDELRAEESNLADILRQVLADDEAESVIRLFCALGVFWTIAGEHQRVIMLAGPVADLLAEWEPPAEMLEKTRLVLALLLFGAAVTGGSGLERLMGILDRVGTDAADPQLRVMLKVMQAMAATVARAGEPGRPLEGELTDLIDDPDPEVRARAYTFLSHERENLGDPEGALAAGTEALRLTGAEGGPWPRAMLHAQLSGLHAQLGRLGAAAHHAREAVPVLRRLGADDDLVQTRAILVTYAVEQGRLEEAAEILAELSEEQPRGGFGSRGAVHGARAQVLLAQGRVGEGLALFREVVATMGELPFPGFNDDPDLVPWRVAAEAVTVVGCARHGDGADGADLFGVLMEKAPRLVSRERRSQDYPVTGMMLLALGVWGLLRDALPREESVRLLVLADRFGYSRSFLDMRWELAVADAARLAPGVLDRVSAEYGDRRGLALLDEARGVIARLGSTA from the coding sequence GTGACGACGCTGAGTGTGCTGGACGAGGTCACCTGGGCGGGTGCGCCGGTGGCCGGCGAGCGAACCAGGGCGCTGCTGCGCGCGCTGGTCGAGGCCGGTCCCCGAGGGGCCTCCGAGGCTGCTCTGGTCGAGGAGATCTGGGGGAGCGACGACGTCCCGGCCAACCCCGCCAAGGCGCTCCAGGTGGTCGTTTCCCGAGCCCGGACAGCGACCGCGTCCGGCGCGATCGAGCGTACGCCGCGTGGCTACCGCCTCGGCCTCGAGGCCGCCGAGGTCGACGCCTGGTCGCTGCGGCCGCAGGCGCTGCGACTGGCTGCGGAGAAGCGCTATGCGGAGGCGCTGCCGCTCCTCGAGCGGCTCGACCGGATCGATCCCGACGAGGATGTCACCGAGGCGATCCTCCGGGCGGTCGCCGCGGTGCACGGTGTGCCGGCGGCGCTGGAGCGGTTCGCGGCGTACCGGTCCGGGCTGGCCGACGGCCTCGGTGTCGACCCGAGCCCGCGGCTGCGGGCGGTCCATGCCGAGCTGCTCGCGCGGGACCGCCCGGTGCGTTCAGGGCTGCGCCACGACGCCGACGTGCTGATCGGCCGCGAGCAGGACACCGCTGAGGTCTCCGCCCTGCTGAAGGGCTCACGAGTCGTCACGATCCTCGGGCCTGGCGGTCTGGGCAAGACCAGCCTGGCCCAGGTGATCGCCCACGATGCCGAGCAGCCGGTGGTCCACTTCGTCGAGCTGGTCGGCGTGACCGCGCCCGACGACCTGGTCAGCGAGGTGGGATCAGCGCTCGGCGTGCGCGACTCGGTCGCCCGCCGCGACCGGCTCACTCCGGAGCAGCGGGCCGACGTGCGGTCGAGGATCGCGCAGCAGCTCGACGGAGCGCCGACCCTGCTCGTGCTCGACAACTGCGAGCACATCGTGGCCGCCGTCGCGGATCTGACCGCCTTCCTGGTCGCGACGGTGCGCGACCTGACGGTCCTGACGACCTCCCGGAGCCCGCTCGCCATCGGCGCGGAGCGGGTCTACCCGCTCGGCCGGCTGGGAGCGTACGACGGCAGTGAGCTGTTCCGGCGCCGAGCGGTCGCCGCCCGTCCCGGCGTCCACCTCGACGAGGGCCGCGTCGACGAGATCGTCACCCGGCTCGACGGGCTGCCGCTGGCGATCGAGCTGGCCGCGGTCAAGGTCCGGGCGATGTCGGTGGCCGACATCGCCCGGCGGCTGGAGAACCGGTTCGAGCTGCTGCGCGGTGGCGACCGCAACGCCCCCGACCGTCACCAGACCCTGGTCGCGGTCATCGACTGGTCCTGGAACCTGCTCTCCGAGCGCGAGCGGCGGGCGATGCGCTGGCTCTCGGTCTTCCACGACGGTTTCACGCTCGCGGCCGCCGAGGCGATGCTCGGCACCGATGCGTTCGCGGCGATCGAGGAGCTGGTCGACCAGTCCCTGCTGACGGTCGTCGAGGCACCGCTCGGGTTCCGCTACCGGATGCTCGAGACCGTTCGTGAGTTCGGCCGGATGCAGCTCATCGACGCCGGCGAGGACGACGCCGCCCGGGCCGCCCAGCGAGCCTGGGCCACGGCGTACGCGGACTCGGGTGCGGGCCGGATCTACTCGCCGGAGCAGTTCGACGCCATGGACGAGCTGCGGGCGGAGGAGAGCAACCTCGCCGACATCCTGCGCCAGGTCCTGGCCGACGACGAGGCCGAGTCCGTGATCCGCCTCTTCTGCGCGCTGGGCGTCTTCTGGACGATCGCGGGAGAGCACCAGCGCGTGATCATGCTGGCCGGGCCCGTCGCCGACCTCCTCGCCGAGTGGGAGCCGCCTGCCGAGATGCTGGAGAAGACCCGCCTCGTCCTGGCCCTGCTGCTCTTCGGCGCGGCCGTCACCGGCGGGTCCGGGCTGGAGCGGCTGATGGGGATCCTCGACCGGGTCGGCACCGACGCCGCCGACCCGCAGCTCAGGGTGATGCTGAAGGTCATGCAGGCGATGGCGGCGACGGTCGCCCGCGCCGGCGAGCCCGGCCGTCCGCTGGAGGGCGAGCTGACCGACCTGATCGACGATCCCGACCCGGAGGTGCGCGCCCGTGCCTACACCTTCCTCAGCCACGAGCGGGAGAACCTCGGCGATCCCGAGGGCGCGCTCGCCGCGGGGACGGAGGCGCTGCGGCTGACCGGCGCCGAGGGAGGACCCTGGCCGCGCGCCATGCTGCACGCCCAGCTCAGCGGTCTCCACGCCCAGCTCGGCCGACTCGGCGCGGCCGCTCACCATGCCCGCGAGGCCGTCCCCGTCCTGCGCCGACTCGGCGCCGACGACGACCTCGTCCAGACCCGCGCGATCCTGGTGACGTACGCGGTGGAGCAGGGGCGCCTCGAGGAGGCCGCCGAGATCCTCGCCGAGCTCTCCGAGGAGCAGCCTCGCGGTGGCTTCGGCTCCCGGGGCGCCGTCCACGGCGCCCGGGCGCAGGTCCTGCTCGCCCAGGGACGGGTCGGAGAGGGGTTGGCACTGTTCCGCGAGGTGGTGGCGACGATGGGCGAGCTGCCGTTCCCGGGATTCAACGACGACCCCGACCTCGTCCCGTGGCGGGTCGCGGCCGAGGCCGTCACCGTGGTCGGCTGTGCACGCCACGGCGACGGGGCCGACGGCGCCGATCTCTTCGGCGTGCTGATGGAGAAGGCGCCCCGCCTGGTCTCCCGGGAGCGCCGGTCCCAGGACTATCCCGTGACCGGCATGATGCTCCTCGCGCTGGGCGTCTGGGGTCTTCTGCGGGACGCGCTGCCGCGCGAGGAGTCGGTGCGGCTGCTGGTGCTGGCCGACCGGTTCGGCTACTCCCGGTCCTTCCTCGACATGCGCTGGGAGCTCGCCGTCGCCGACGCGGCGCGGCTCGCGCCGGGCGTACTCGACCGGGTCTCGGCCGAGTACGGCGATCGCCGCGGGCTCGCCCTGCTGGACGAGGCCCGCGGCGTCATCGCGCGGCTGGGCTCGACGGCCTAG
- a CDS encoding TIGR00730 family Rossman fold protein codes for MIKHLAVFLGSRDGSDPALGKKAYEVGAGLAERGIELVYGAGGGGLMGQISQGTIDGGGRVFGVIPRFMIEREWGRVEGAPGMQTIVVDTMHERKARMAERAEAFLVLPGGIGTLEELFEVWTWQTLSLHGKPVGLLNINGFWDPLVEMMERIAEAGFLHGSPGESLVVGEDLDDVLARLDAGR; via the coding sequence ATGATCAAGCACCTGGCGGTCTTTCTCGGCTCCCGCGACGGCAGCGACCCGGCGCTCGGGAAGAAGGCCTACGAGGTCGGCGCGGGGCTCGCCGAGCGTGGCATCGAGCTGGTCTACGGCGCGGGCGGCGGCGGCCTGATGGGCCAGATCTCCCAGGGCACCATCGACGGTGGCGGCAGGGTCTTCGGCGTGATCCCACGATTCATGATCGAGCGCGAGTGGGGTCGCGTCGAAGGCGCGCCGGGAATGCAGACGATCGTGGTCGACACGATGCACGAGCGCAAGGCGCGCATGGCCGAGCGCGCCGAGGCGTTCCTGGTCCTCCCGGGCGGGATCGGCACGCTCGAGGAGCTCTTCGAGGTCTGGACCTGGCAGACCCTGTCGCTGCACGGCAAGCCCGTCGGCCTGCTCAACATCAACGGCTTCTGGGACCCGCTCGTGGAGATGATGGAGCGGATCGCCGAGGCCGGCTTCCTGCACGGCTCCCCCGGCGAGTCGCTGGTGGTCGGCGAGGACCTCGACGACGTCCTCGCCCGCCTCGACGCCGGCCGCTGA
- a CDS encoding maleylpyruvate isomerase family mycothiol-dependent enzyme, translating to MTRLTPTAYLDHIRSESARFRAVLADTDPAAPVPTAPEWTAADLLWHVAAEVQHFWTYVLESRPAAPTEETYTELERPEDASYQDLLARFDELNARFIKTLEQTGPEEPTWSWSQDNTAASTYRRQAHEILIHRLDAELTAGAVTPLDPALAADGIDELLDVFYGGKPDWATFTGSDHYVRVDAVDTDTQTWVQLGVVSGTRPDGDRLEDEPDLSVVPAGEIPSGTEPDVVIEGPAADLDAWLWRRRDDDGIRVAGDKDVYERFRALTNQAITDD from the coding sequence ATGACTCGTCTCACCCCCACCGCCTACCTCGACCACATCCGGTCGGAGTCGGCGCGTTTCCGTGCCGTGCTGGCAGACACCGACCCCGCGGCCCCGGTCCCGACCGCCCCGGAGTGGACCGCCGCCGACCTGCTGTGGCACGTCGCCGCCGAGGTGCAGCACTTCTGGACGTACGTCCTGGAGAGCCGTCCCGCGGCGCCGACCGAAGAGACCTATACCGAGCTCGAGCGCCCCGAGGACGCGAGCTACCAGGACCTGCTCGCCCGTTTCGACGAGCTCAACGCCCGATTCATCAAGACCCTCGAGCAGACCGGCCCCGAGGAGCCCACCTGGTCCTGGTCTCAGGACAACACCGCCGCCTCCACCTACCGCAGGCAGGCCCACGAGATCCTCATCCACCGCCTCGACGCCGAGCTCACCGCGGGCGCGGTGACACCGCTCGACCCCGCGCTCGCCGCGGACGGGATCGACGAGCTCCTCGACGTGTTCTACGGCGGCAAGCCCGACTGGGCGACCTTCACCGGCAGCGACCACTACGTGCGCGTCGACGCCGTCGACACCGACACCCAGACCTGGGTCCAGCTCGGCGTCGTCTCCGGCACGCGCCCCGACGGCGACCGGCTCGAGGACGAGCCCGACCTCAGCGTCGTCCCCGCCGGGGAGATCCCGTCCGGGACCGAGCCGGACGTCGTCATCGAGGGCCCTGCGGCAGACCTCGACGCCTGGCTCTGGCGCCGGCGTGACGACGATGGCATCAGGGTCGCCGGGGACAAGGACGTCTACGAGCGCTTCCGCGCGTTGACGAACCAGGCGATCACGGACGACTAA
- a CDS encoding acyltransferase family protein — protein MSHDLQVPHLSSSTTVSTQPAPAPAKRLRGDVQGLRAVAILTVLAAHAGVSWFAGGFVGVDVFFVISGFLITQQLVGELGRTGRISLRRFYARRARRILPAATFTLAATVVAAVLLLGPAQVAPLAVDAVWASAFAANIRMAISGTDYFQAELPPSPVQHFWSLAVEEQFYLVWPLVAVICIVLASRIASRRGDGDIHQGSARARRFLLAAIALITLASLTWSIVHTPGEATAAYFSSLTRAWELGIGAALAILVTSGRVMQQLSAARWARSAREILVLGGLAAIVLACLAYDEATPFPGYLAALPVLGSAAVILAGATPSGDTTLGARLLSIPPMRAIGDWSFSLYLWHWPLLVLPEIVLQRELSWPERGLAVAGAFVLAYASFRLVEAPFREGAVWRPTRRALTFYPISIGLVATIAFGGTVYADFEATRGSYQPAVTLADAPAADPSLDEQEALVRASVLAARDDTPVPTELRPELTELDSLKPHRTRCDYTDDSERDLCVDGDPDGDRTMVVFGNSHALHWVPTLDRIAKQHGFKAYFLVKNRCVSASITTDRGGEKDPYTECDDFNRWAFKQYKRLDPDLTVVSTAPPIQGVYDEGGAWVGERHRIDELMHPAYTDFLRRVDRHTRRTVLIRDIQGFDANAGTCLSRPGATLGDCLMNADEDREASIDVQTRAAEEVGVDVVDMSSYFCWDGSCPAVVGDTITHYDGTHMSHQYAPQLVEPLSRRMGLRTHG, from the coding sequence ATGTCTCACGACCTCCAGGTCCCCCACCTTTCCTCCAGCACGACCGTTTCGACCCAGCCTGCCCCCGCGCCGGCGAAGCGGCTGCGTGGCGACGTCCAGGGGTTACGTGCCGTCGCCATCCTGACAGTTCTCGCCGCCCATGCGGGCGTGTCGTGGTTCGCCGGTGGCTTCGTCGGCGTCGACGTCTTCTTCGTCATCTCGGGCTTCCTGATCACCCAGCAGCTCGTCGGTGAGCTCGGCCGCACCGGTCGGATATCGCTGAGACGCTTCTACGCCCGCCGGGCCCGGCGGATCCTCCCGGCCGCCACGTTCACGCTGGCGGCCACCGTGGTGGCCGCGGTCCTCCTCCTGGGCCCGGCCCAGGTGGCCCCGCTCGCCGTCGACGCCGTCTGGGCCTCGGCGTTCGCCGCCAACATCCGGATGGCGATCTCCGGGACCGACTACTTCCAGGCCGAGCTGCCGCCCTCACCGGTCCAGCACTTCTGGTCGCTCGCGGTCGAGGAGCAGTTCTACCTCGTCTGGCCGCTCGTCGCGGTGATCTGCATCGTCCTGGCGAGCAGGATCGCCTCCCGGCGTGGTGACGGTGACATCCATCAGGGCTCGGCACGAGCTCGCCGGTTCCTGCTGGCCGCGATCGCGCTGATCACTCTCGCGAGCCTGACCTGGTCGATCGTCCACACGCCCGGCGAGGCGACCGCGGCCTACTTCTCCTCGCTCACCCGCGCGTGGGAGCTCGGGATCGGCGCGGCACTGGCGATCCTGGTCACCAGCGGCCGGGTGATGCAGCAGCTCTCCGCGGCCCGCTGGGCCCGCTCGGCCCGCGAGATCCTCGTCCTCGGCGGCCTCGCCGCAATCGTCCTCGCCTGCCTGGCCTACGACGAGGCCACCCCGTTCCCCGGCTATCTGGCGGCACTTCCGGTGCTCGGCTCCGCGGCCGTGATCCTCGCCGGCGCCACACCGTCCGGGGACACGACACTCGGCGCCCGGCTGCTGTCGATCCCGCCGATGCGGGCGATCGGTGACTGGTCCTTCTCGCTCTACCTGTGGCACTGGCCGCTCCTGGTGCTGCCCGAGATCGTCCTGCAGCGCGAGCTCAGCTGGCCCGAGCGCGGCCTGGCCGTCGCGGGGGCGTTCGTCCTGGCGTACGCCTCCTTCCGGCTCGTCGAGGCGCCCTTCCGCGAGGGAGCGGTCTGGCGGCCGACCAGGCGCGCGCTGACCTTCTACCCGATCAGCATCGGGCTCGTGGCCACGATCGCGTTCGGGGGCACCGTCTACGCCGACTTCGAGGCCACCCGCGGCTCCTACCAGCCGGCGGTCACGCTGGCCGACGCCCCCGCGGCCGATCCGTCGCTCGACGAGCAGGAGGCGCTGGTGCGCGCCTCGGTCCTGGCTGCCCGGGACGACACGCCGGTGCCGACCGAGCTCCGGCCCGAGCTGACCGAGCTCGACTCCCTCAAGCCGCACCGGACCCGGTGCGACTACACCGACGACAGCGAGCGCGACCTGTGCGTCGACGGCGACCCCGACGGCGACCGGACGATGGTGGTCTTCGGCAACTCCCACGCCCTGCACTGGGTCCCGACGCTCGACCGGATCGCGAAGCAGCACGGCTTCAAGGCCTACTTCCTGGTGAAGAACCGCTGCGTGTCCGCCTCCATCACGACCGACCGCGGCGGCGAGAAGGACCCCTACACCGAGTGCGACGACTTCAACCGGTGGGCCTTCAAGCAGTACAAGCGCCTCGACCCCGACCTGACGGTCGTCTCCACCGCCCCGCCCATCCAGGGGGTCTACGACGAGGGCGGCGCCTGGGTCGGTGAGCGCCACCGGATCGACGAGCTCATGCACCCCGCCTACACCGACTTCCTGCGCCGCGTGGACAGGCACACACGACGTACGGTGCTGATCCGCGACATCCAGGGCTTCGACGCCAACGCCGGGACCTGCCTGTCCCGGCCCGGCGCCACCCTGGGCGACTGCCTGATGAACGCGGACGAGGACCGTGAGGCCTCGATCGACGTCCAGACCCGCGCAGCCGAGGAGGTCGGCGTCGACGTCGTCGACATGAGCTCCTACTTCTGCTGGGACGGCTCCTGCCCCGCCGTCGTCGGCGACACCATCACCCACTACGACGGCACCCACATGTCGCACCAGTACGCGCCCCAGCTGGTCGAGCCGCTGTCCCGCCGGATGGGCCTGCGCACCCACGGATAG
- the argC gene encoding N-acetyl-gamma-glutamyl-phosphate reductase, translated as MHMTKKRVAVAGASGYAGGELLRLLLSHPEVEIGALTAASSAGKTLGSLQPHLLPLADRVLEPTNAETLAGHDVVFLALPHGESGPIAAGLPDDVVVIDCGADYRLADAETWTKFYGTDHAGTWPYGLPELRGQRESLTGAHRIAVPGCFPTVSTLALAPAVEAGIVEPEVVVVAATGASGAGKSSKPHLIGAEVMGNVSAYGVGGVHRHTPEIVQNLSALVDGEVSVSFTPVLVPMPRGILATCSAKLADGVTAADARAVYEKAYGEEPFVHLLPEGQWPQTQAVLGSNAVLLQVTVDEAAGRLVVVGAEDNLAKGTAGGAIQCMNLALGLDETAGLSTVGVAP; from the coding sequence ATGCACATGACGAAGAAGCGCGTCGCCGTAGCCGGTGCCAGTGGATATGCCGGAGGTGAGCTGCTCAGGCTGCTGTTGTCCCACCCCGAGGTGGAGATCGGCGCGCTGACCGCCGCCTCCAGCGCGGGCAAGACCCTGGGGAGCCTCCAGCCCCACCTGCTCCCGCTGGCCGACCGCGTGCTGGAGCCCACCAACGCCGAGACCCTGGCCGGTCACGATGTCGTCTTCCTGGCGCTGCCGCACGGGGAGTCCGGACCGATCGCCGCCGGCCTTCCCGACGACGTGGTCGTGATCGACTGCGGCGCCGACTACCGGCTCGCCGATGCCGAGACGTGGACCAAGTTCTACGGCACCGACCACGCCGGCACCTGGCCCTACGGGCTGCCCGAGCTGCGCGGACAGCGGGAGAGCCTGACCGGCGCCCACCGGATCGCCGTGCCCGGCTGCTTCCCGACCGTCTCCACCCTCGCCCTCGCCCCGGCCGTCGAGGCCGGCATCGTCGAGCCCGAGGTCGTCGTGGTCGCCGCCACCGGCGCCAGCGGCGCGGGGAAGTCGTCCAAGCCGCACCTGATCGGCGCCGAGGTGATGGGCAACGTGAGCGCCTACGGCGTCGGTGGCGTCCACCGCCACACCCCCGAGATCGTCCAGAACCTCTCCGCGCTGGTCGACGGCGAGGTGTCGGTCTCCTTCACCCCGGTGCTGGTGCCGATGCCCCGCGGCATCCTCGCGACCTGCTCGGCCAAGCTCGCCGACGGCGTGACCGCGGCCGATGCCCGCGCCGTCTACGAGAAGGCCTACGGCGAGGAGCCCTTCGTCCACCTGCTCCCCGAGGGCCAGTGGCCCCAGACCCAGGCCGTGCTCGGCTCGAACGCCGTCCTCCTGCAGGTGACCGTCGACGAGGCCGCCGGGCGACTGGTCGTCGTCGGCGCGGAGGACAACCTCGCCAAGGGCACCGCCGGGGGAGCGATCCAGTGCATGAACCTCGCGCTCGGTCTCGACGAGACCGCTGGCCTGTCGACCGTAGGGGTGGCCCCGTGA
- a CDS encoding ABC transporter permease, which yields MAALISTYAVADRPLKAHPGVGETISQTLTMARRAYIKMMRNPEQFFDVTIQPLLFTAMFAYIFGGAISGDVKAYLPTIITGILAQTALTASMARGTQLREDMDKGVFDRFKALPIARIAPLAGPAVADLLRYGIAATLTVLVGLLMGYRPGGGVGGVLAGWALTIFAGWSLSWIFTWLGTVLKTAGGVQGLGMMIMFPLTFLSPAFVPKETMPVWLQHFVAVNPVTLVINATRDLMNAGDLTLSVVWALVGCAAVVAVFAPLSVWSYSKKL from the coding sequence ATGGCTGCACTGATCTCCACGTACGCCGTGGCCGACCGTCCGCTCAAGGCCCACCCGGGCGTGGGCGAGACGATCAGCCAGACGCTGACCATGGCGCGCCGGGCGTACATCAAGATGATGCGCAACCCCGAGCAGTTCTTCGACGTGACGATCCAGCCGCTGCTGTTCACCGCGATGTTCGCCTACATCTTCGGCGGCGCGATCTCCGGTGACGTGAAGGCCTACCTGCCGACCATCATCACCGGCATCCTGGCCCAGACCGCGCTGACCGCCTCGATGGCTCGCGGCACCCAGCTGCGCGAGGACATGGACAAGGGCGTCTTCGACCGGTTCAAGGCGCTCCCGATCGCCCGGATCGCGCCGCTGGCCGGACCCGCCGTGGCGGACCTGCTCCGCTACGGGATCGCGGCGACGCTGACGGTCCTGGTCGGCCTGCTCATGGGCTACCGGCCCGGCGGCGGCGTCGGCGGAGTGCTCGCCGGCTGGGCGCTGACCATCTTCGCCGGCTGGTCGCTGAGCTGGATCTTCACCTGGCTCGGCACGGTCCTGAAGACCGCGGGCGGAGTGCAGGGTCTGGGCATGATGATCATGTTCCCGCTGACCTTCCTCTCCCCCGCGTTCGTACCGAAGGAGACCATGCCGGTCTGGTTGCAGCACTTCGTCGCCGTCAACCCGGTCACGCTGGTCATCAACGCCACCCGCGACCTGATGAACGCCGGGGACCTCACCCTGAGCGTCGTCTGGGCGCTCGTCGGGTGCGCCGCGGTGGTCGCGGTCTTCGCGCCGCTCTCGGTGTGGAGCTACAGCAAGAAGCTCTAG
- a CDS encoding ATP-binding cassette domain-containing protein: protein MTTTELAVSATGLVKTFGDFTAVDGIDLEIRRGEVFGVLGPNGAGKTTTLKMLATLLPIDAGKAEIFGVDVKAHPHQVRQLVGVTGQYASVDENLTAAENLVLFGRLLGMSGKDARAASEELLESFGLQEAAKRQISKFSGGMRRRLDLAASLLSRPPLIFLDEPTTGLDPRTRGQMWDTIRTLVSGGSTVLLTTQYLDEADQLADRIAVIDRGVKVAEGTSEQLKTSVGNSTLHLRLSDKTQVATAAAVVEKVTGDRPVLTPEAGGVNVPLADADRAADVLIGLRHAGISITTANVQQPTLDEVFLALTGHGTESSENPDDARTDARTDIRTEEVA from the coding sequence ATGACAACCACCGAACTGGCCGTATCGGCCACAGGTCTGGTCAAGACCTTCGGAGACTTCACCGCGGTCGACGGGATCGACCTCGAGATCCGCCGTGGTGAGGTCTTCGGCGTGCTGGGACCCAACGGCGCCGGCAAGACCACGACCCTCAAGATGCTCGCGACCCTGCTCCCGATCGACGCCGGCAAGGCGGAGATCTTCGGGGTCGACGTCAAGGCGCACCCCCACCAGGTGCGTCAGCTCGTCGGCGTGACGGGGCAGTACGCCTCGGTCGACGAGAACCTCACCGCCGCCGAGAACCTGGTCCTCTTCGGCCGCCTGCTCGGCATGTCCGGCAAGGATGCCCGAGCCGCCTCGGAGGAGCTGCTGGAGTCCTTCGGCCTCCAGGAGGCCGCCAAGCGGCAGATCTCGAAGTTCTCCGGCGGCATGCGCCGACGCCTCGACCTGGCCGCCTCGCTCCTGTCCCGTCCCCCGCTCATCTTCCTCGACGAGCCCACCACCGGACTGGACCCGCGCACCCGCGGCCAGATGTGGGACACCATCCGTACGTTGGTCTCCGGCGGCTCCACGGTCCTGCTGACCACGCAGTACCTCGACGAGGCCGACCAGCTCGCCGACCGGATCGCGGTCATCGACCGCGGTGTCAAGGTCGCCGAGGGCACCTCCGAGCAGCTCAAGACCTCGGTCGGGAACTCCACGCTGCACCTGCGGCTGAGCGACAAGACACAGGTCGCCACCGCCGCGGCCGTGGTCGAGAAGGTCACCGGCGACCGCCCCGTGCTCACTCCGGAGGCAGGCGGCGTCAACGTACCGCTGGCCGATGCCGACCGCGCCGCCGACGTGCTCATCGGCCTTCGCCACGCAGGCATCTCGATCACGACCGCCAACGTGCAGCAGCCGACCCTCGACGAGGTCTTCCTCGCCCTGACCGGCCACGGCACCGAGAGCTCCGAGAACCCTGACGACGCCCGCACCGACGCCCGCACCGACATCCGCACCGAGGAGGTGGCCTGA
- a CDS encoding threonine aldolase family protein, with the protein MTVELRSDNAASVSPAILEAMAAVNSGSALAYGGDEVTAALESRVREVFEHPTARVFPVLSGTAANALSLSAMTPPWGSVVCHETAHILGSEGGATSFLSGGAVMTGIAGQDYKVAPEALQAHLDGVRWGDPHHSQPAVLSLTSPSDYGTVYSVAEIAELTAIAKTRDLRVHLDGARFANAVVATGATPADLTWRAGVDVLSLGATKNGALSAEAIVCFTDAPADELVFRTKRSGHVTSKMRYQSAQLLAYLTDDLWLHNARNANERMAELAEGLLKAGVRITNSVDANLAWVDLPEETADRLDAAGVLFHRLDGQVRFVTSWQTTSDDVRTVLSLLEANAG; encoded by the coding sequence GTGACCGTCGAACTGCGCTCTGACAACGCCGCCTCCGTCTCCCCCGCGATCCTGGAGGCGATGGCCGCCGTCAACTCCGGCTCCGCGCTCGCCTACGGAGGTGACGAGGTGACCGCTGCGCTGGAGAGCCGGGTACGCGAGGTCTTCGAGCACCCCACCGCCCGTGTCTTCCCGGTCCTGAGCGGCACCGCCGCCAACGCCCTCTCGCTCTCCGCGATGACCCCGCCGTGGGGCTCGGTCGTGTGCCACGAGACCGCGCACATCCTCGGCAGCGAGGGAGGTGCCACCTCGTTCCTCAGCGGCGGCGCGGTGATGACGGGCATCGCGGGCCAGGACTACAAGGTGGCGCCCGAGGCGCTACAGGCCCACCTGGACGGCGTACGTTGGGGCGACCCGCACCACTCCCAGCCCGCCGTCCTCTCGCTGACCTCACCGTCCGACTACGGGACGGTCTACTCGGTCGCGGAGATCGCCGAGCTCACCGCGATCGCCAAGACCCGCGACCTGCGGGTGCACCTCGACGGCGCCCGCTTCGCCAACGCCGTCGTGGCCACCGGCGCCACCCCGGCCGACCTCACCTGGCGAGCCGGTGTCGACGTACTCTCCCTGGGCGCGACCAAGAACGGCGCCCTCTCGGCCGAGGCGATCGTCTGCTTCACCGACGCCCCCGCCGACGAGCTGGTCTTCCGCACCAAGCGCAGCGGCCACGTCACCTCGAAGATGCGCTACCAGTCGGCCCAGCTGCTGGCCTATCTCACCGACGACCTCTGGCTCCACAACGCCCGCAACGCCAACGAGCGGATGGCCGAGCTCGCCGAGGGCCTCCTGAAGGCAGGCGTACGCATCACCAACTCCGTCGACGCCAACCTGGCCTGGGTCGATCTTCCGGAGGAAACCGCCGACCGCCTGGACGCCGCCGGGGTGCTCTTCCACCGGCTCGACGGCCAGGTCCGGTTCGTGACGTCGTGGCAGACCACGAGCGACGACGTCCGCACCGTGCTGAGCCTCCTCGAGGCCAACGCCGGCTGA